DNA from Flavobacterium aestivum:
TGCAATACATCAGAAGTAAATCGACTGTGAAAATCATTCAATTGTTAAGCTGTTATGATGTGACTCTAAACGGGGATTTAGTTTTTACGGTTCCAGCTGGTGAAATTATTTCTGACGGAAAACCATATGATTGGTATCTAAAAGGAGATACCAGAGATTATGGTTTTTTTAGAACGCAAGCCGGTTTAGATTTTGTTAAAACCTATGCCAACGGTATTGGCCCATGGAAACCTTTTATTATTTCGTATAAAGGGACAGATGCCAATAATGATGGCAAAGCCGATGATATAAATGCAGACGGTAAAGTTGATGATTCTGATAAAGAAGCGCTGCCTCCAAGCACATTAATTTCGGATGCGCATAAAAAAGGTTTGCAAGTGCATGCTTATACATTTAGAAATGAAGGGCGTCGCTTATTGCACAACTATTATAACAATCCAATTTTAGAATACCAGGCTTTCTATAAATTAGGATTGGATGGCTTGTTTTCTGATTTTACAGATATGGCTATTCAGGCAAGATAATTAATTACATTTAGTGTGTAAACCCCAAACGATTGTAATGATTGTTTGGGGTTTTTTGTTTCAAGTAGTTAAATGTGAAAAGGTTAAATAAAAAAATCCTCATAAACATAAGTTTATGAGGATTCTATAGTATTGTGATTTCTATTCGGCTTTTTTATTTTTTCTTAGCATTCTCTTTAACCTCTTTTGCAGTTTCTTCTACTTTTGCAGCGCCGGTTTCAACAGCTTTATTAACTTTAGATTTTGCAGTATCAACAGCGGTCTCTACTTTATGTACAGTAGTATCTGCGGTTTCTTTTACTTCTTCTTTAACAGCACCTGCGGCTTCTTCTACTTTATCCTGTGTTTTCTCTTTACAAGAAGTTAGTAAAGCGATAGCTAATGTTAAGCTTAATAGTACTTTTTTCATGTTATAGTTTTTTTGAATTAATAATTAGATGAATTAACTTCCTAAAGATAAAACTTTTTCTATATAAAAATATGACAAATGTATAATTTCTTAGAAAAAATGAAATTCAAAACTTTGTTTTACAGTGAGATATAAAAAATCCCCACGAACATCAGTTCGTGAGGATTCTATAGTATTGATTTGCTATAGCTGCAGTCTAAAATCTGCAACCTGCTATCTAAAAATTAAACATTCGCTGTTGCAGCTTCTTTGTTAATTTTTCCAATTAAACCAGTCAATACTTTTCCAGGACCTACTTCAGTAAACAAAGTAGCGCCATCGGAGATCATTTGTTGTACAGATTGTGTCCAACGTACAGGAGCAGTCAACTGGATGATTAAGTTTTTCTTAATTTCATTAGCGTCAGATACTGCGTTTGCCGTTACGTTTTGATACACAGGACAAATAGGAGTAGAGAACGTAGTCGCTTCAATGGCAGCAGCAAGTTCTTCTCTTGCAGGTTCCATCATTGGTGAGTGAAATGCTCCTCCAACAGGTAATAATAAGGCACGTTTAGCACCAGCAGTTTTCATTGCTTCGCAAGCTTTTTCTACAGCAGTAGTTTCTCCGGAAATTACTAATTGTCCAGGACAGTTGTAGTTAGCAGCCACCACAACACCGTCAATAGATGCACAAACTTCTTCAACGATATTGTCAGCCAATCCTAAAACGGCAGCCATTGTAGAAGGTGTTATTTCGCAAGCTTTTTGCATTGCCAAAGCTCTTTGTGAAACTAATTTTAATCCGTCTTCAAAAGACAAAACGCCATTGGCTACCAATGCTGAGAATTCTCCCAAAGAGTGACCTGCTACCATTTCTGGTTTGAAATCCTCTAAAGTTTTAGCCAAAATAACCGAGTGTAAAAATACTGCAGGTTGTGTTACTTTGGTTTCTTTCAATTGTTCAGCAGTCCCTTCAAACATGATGTCTGTAATGCGGAAACCTAAAATTTCATTTGCTTTTTCGAATAATTCCTTTGCTAATGGGGAGTTTTCATATAGGTCTTTACCCATTCCTGTGAATTGTGCTCCTTGACCTGGAAATACGTATGCTTTCATATTTTTTTGTTTACTAGTTATAAGGTTCAGATTTTTATAAGTGAAAACCAAAAATCGACAGCAAAAATACTATTTTTTTTAGGAGCAGCAATTTTTTGCACCTTAAGAAGATTTCTCCTGCTGTCATTCCAATTCCCAATTTAGAAAAACTACGGCAAAAAAGCCTTGCTTTTCTAAATCGGGAGATTTTCCCTTCCATCAGGGCTAAAGAAAGATCTGTTATTTATATAAGAAGAGAGAAAGAATGTGTGATTTTTTACCGCAAATTTATAAAGGTGTTATTATGCTGTCATTTATAAGTAGAATTAATGCAAATGAATTTGGATAAAAATATACGTTTCGATTTAAAAAAATAGTTTGCGAATTTGCGGTTATTTTAAAGTCATTTGTTTTCACATTATAATAAAATCGAAAACAAATTTTTTCTACTTTGCAGTTGCTAATTTGAATTGTACGAAAAATGACTGAAAAAGAAAAAATGCTTTTGGGCGAACCTTATTTTTGCAATGATAAACAACTTGTAGAAGAGCGAACGAAAGCCAAAAAGTTATTGCATAAATTGAATGTTACCGAATATTTGATGAATGGAAGATCCCGTGCCATTCTGCGGGAGTTAATGCCCAATTCTCATAAACGATTGTATATAGAACCGCCGTTTCATTGTGACTATGGATACAATATTCATTCTGGAGAGAATGTTTATTTCAATGTTAATTGTGTGGTTTTAGACACGATGAAAGTGACCATAGGAAACAATGTTTTCTTTGCGCCGGGAGTACATGTTTACACGGCAACCCATCCGCTTAATGCCATCGAAAGAAGAACTGTCGAAAGTTCAAAACCTGTATCGATTGGAGATGATTGTTGGATAGGGGGGAACTCAGTAATTTGCCCAGGAGTTACTATTGGTGCAGGCTGTGTAATTGGTGCCGGATCTGTTGTGACTAAAGATATTCCCGAAAATTCTTTAGCAGTGGGTAATCCTGCTAAAGTGATTCGGAAATTAAATGAGGGTTAATCTTTTTTGTTCAGGTAAAAGGTCAAAGCGCCCGATGGGCATTTATTGACAGTTTCTATGATTTTTTCTGTAGTTGAATTTTCGGGTGTAATCCATGGTTGTTCTTTCGGTTTAAAAACGTCTGGATTATTACGCACACAATTTCCGGAATGAATGCATTTTCCGGATTGCCATACAATGGTAACTTCACCATTGGTATATTCTTTTTTGATGTTTTTTGGGTCCATGGCTAAAGTGATGTGTTAATGGTTATATTTCCTTTAAGTAATTTTGAAATCGGACATTTATCAGCAATAATTAATAGTCGATCTTTTTGCTCGACACTAACTTCTTCTGAAAATGTGATGTTTCTTTTAATGGTTGTTGTCAGTTCGCCGTCTAAAGTTTCCTGATATAAATTTAGTGAAATATTTATTTCTGGAATTGCCCATTCTTTTCTATCTATGTACATTCTCAGGGTAGAAAGAGTACAGCCTGCCAAAGAAGCCAGTAAAGTCGAAAAAGGATCCATCCCTAAATCTTTTCCTCCAGTATTTTCGGGTTCATCCATAAGGAATTGCCCTTTTCTCCAAGTGATGTTGCATAAGTACTTTTGAGTGCCTATATGACCAAGTATGTCATTTTCGAAAAGATTTTCCATTATAATACGTCTTTAAATTCGGGAGTTTTGTCAAATACTTTTTTTGCAAAAGGGCAAAGCGGTATAATTTTAATATTTTTTTCTCGGGCATATTCTACTGCTTTGGCCACCAGTTTTTTTCCATAACCTTTTCCGTTATTACCTTCGTTTACTTCGGTATGGTCTATTATGATTTTATCCGGACCGGCAAACACAAAAGTCATTTTGGCTTCGGTTTTACCATTAACGTCTATGTGGAAAAAACCTTTTCTATCGTTTATTTCTAATTGTACTTCTTCGTTCATTTTTTTTAAAAGTTGATAAGTTACTGAGATGCTGAGTTTTTAAGTTTTTTTTAAAGTACCTAAGTCTCTAAGTTTTTAATCTTAGAAACTTAGAGTCTTAGAATCTTAGCACCTTAATTAATATCCCATTGGAATTTCCATTAATAGAAATTTTGAGTCTGTTGTCGCTTTGATGTCTAAAGCTTTAAAATCAGTTATGCCCAAACCATCACGGGTTTCCAATTCCTGATCGTCAACAGTAATTTTTCCTGAAATTACAAAGATATAAATACCGTTTCCTTCTTTTTTTAGCTCATATTTTTTAGAAAAACCAGCGCTAAAATCGGCTAAATGAAACCAAGCATCTTGGTGAATCCAAACTCCGGCATCATCAGAATTTGGAGATAATATTTGGGCAAAATTATTTTTTTGTTCAGTAGTGTCTAAAGTAATTTGTTGGTAACGAGGTTCAACGTTTCTTGTTTTTGGGAATAACCAAATTTGGAAAAGTTTTGTGCGTTGATCAGCGTTTGGATTGAATTCACTGTGTTGGATTCCAGTTCCGGCACTCATTACCTGAACATCACCTGTTTTTATGGTAGCTGCATTACCCATACTGTCTTTGTGAGCCAAATCGCCTTCAAGTGGAATGGTGATGATTTCCATATTGTCATGCGGATGTGTACCAAAACCCATTCCGGCTGCAATAGTATCGTCATTCAAAACGCGTAAAGCACCAAATTGAACTCTATCCGGATTGTACCAACTTGCAAAGCTAAAACTATGATAAGCATTTAACCATCCGTGATCTGCGTGTCCTCTTGTATCGGCTTTGTGTAAAACTGTATTTTTCATGATATATAAATTTAGTGATTTTTGTTATACAAATTTACAATCGTTTTGGGCGGAGGACACTTAATCTAGATTAAGAAAGAAAACTTCCGGTTTTTTAGGTTTTAACGGAGACCTAACAGGTTTTTAAAACCTGTTAGGTCTAACTAATATGATGAATAGTAGTAATTTAATTTTAATCCTTGATTAGTATTATTACTAAACACAACTAATTACTAAATAATTGACCACCACTTACTGCTTTTTCAGCAATCTGGATTTCATTTTACTAAAAAACTCAGGCGTAACACCTAAATAGGATGCGATTTGTTTTTGAGCAACTTTCTGAATGAGTGTAGGGTACTTTTTGCAGAATTTCTCAAAACGTTCTTCGGCGGTTAAGCTTAGATTGTCCATTAATCGTTCTTGGTTGGCAACTAATGAGTTTTCTGTAAGTATTCTAAAGAAACGTTCCAGCTTAGGAATTTCCCGATACAGTATTTCTTGGTTTTCTTTGGATAATAAAACGACTTCAGCATCTTCCAGAACTTCTATGAATAGATTGCCCGGCTTTTGCGAAAGCAAACTGTACATGTCTCCAATCCACCAACCTTGGCAGGCAAAACTCAATACGTGTTCTACGATATTATCATTGATATTGAAACTGCGTAAGATTCCCGAATTTACAAAATAGGAATATTTGCAGATTTCGCCACTATTCAATAAAATGGTTTTGGCTTTGTAATGATGTGTTTCCGTTTTGGACAGAAAGAGTTCTTGTTCTTC
Protein-coding regions in this window:
- a CDS encoding pirin family protein — encoded protein: MKNTVLHKADTRGHADHGWLNAYHSFSFASWYNPDRVQFGALRVLNDDTIAAGMGFGTHPHDNMEIITIPLEGDLAHKDSMGNAATIKTGDVQVMSAGTGIQHSEFNPNADQRTKLFQIWLFPKTRNVEPRYQQITLDTTEQKNNFAQILSPNSDDAGVWIHQDAWFHLADFSAGFSKKYELKKEGNGIYIFVISGKITVDDQELETRDGLGITDFKALDIKATTDSKFLLMEIPMGY
- the fabD gene encoding ACP S-malonyltransferase, with amino-acid sequence MKAYVFPGQGAQFTGMGKDLYENSPLAKELFEKANEILGFRITDIMFEGTAEQLKETKVTQPAVFLHSVILAKTLEDFKPEMVAGHSLGEFSALVANGVLSFEDGLKLVSQRALAMQKACEITPSTMAAVLGLADNIVEEVCASIDGVVVAANYNCPGQLVISGETTAVEKACEAMKTAGAKRALLLPVGGAFHSPMMEPAREELAAAIEATTFSTPICPVYQNVTANAVSDANEIKKNLIIQLTAPVRWTQSVQQMISDGATLFTEVGPGKVLTGLIGKINKEAATANV
- a CDS encoding GNAT family N-acetyltransferase, with translation MNEEVQLEINDRKGFFHIDVNGKTEAKMTFVFAGPDKIIIDHTEVNEGNNGKGYGKKLVAKAVEYAREKNIKIIPLCPFAKKVFDKTPEFKDVL
- a CDS encoding Crp/Fnr family transcriptional regulator: MKTILENINKHTTLTPEEQELFLSKTETHHYKAKTILLNSGEICKYSYFVNSGILRSFNINDNIVEHVLSFACQGWWIGDMYSLLSQKPGNLFIEVLEDAEVVLLSKENQEILYREIPKLERFFRILTENSLVANQERLMDNLSLTAEERFEKFCKKYPTLIQKVAQKQIASYLGVTPEFFSKMKSRLLKKQ
- a CDS encoding (4Fe-4S)-binding protein gives rise to the protein MDPKNIKKEYTNGEVTIVWQSGKCIHSGNCVRNNPDVFKPKEQPWITPENSTTEKIIETVNKCPSGALTFYLNKKD
- a CDS encoding sugar O-acetyltransferase, translated to MTEKEKMLLGEPYFCNDKQLVEERTKAKKLLHKLNVTEYLMNGRSRAILRELMPNSHKRLYIEPPFHCDYGYNIHSGENVYFNVNCVVLDTMKVTIGNNVFFAPGVHVYTATHPLNAIERRTVESSKPVSIGDDCWIGGNSVICPGVTIGAGCVIGAGSVVTKDIPENSLAVGNPAKVIRKLNEG
- a CDS encoding OsmC family protein — translated: MENLFENDILGHIGTQKYLCNITWRKGQFLMDEPENTGGKDLGMDPFSTLLASLAGCTLSTLRMYIDRKEWAIPEINISLNLYQETLDGELTTTIKRNITFSEEVSVEQKDRLLIIADKCPISKLLKGNITINTSL